Proteins encoded together in one Hymenobacter monticola window:
- a CDS encoding energy transducer TonB — MLFQLPTFRATLNACSVDRATFTAHPAGRFCGQCQRVVQDFSQSADPIADLAAARAASPDGRVCGTFRRAQVAPAPTLTRRLRWFVMALVLVMGQGLTAREALAQVRKPVPHKAVAPRRKYTPVKKPKHVAEAVQEQIIPEEFIQGGVESVVMEETLPLPDSAAVYGYVEQMPEAPQGGGMAGIVAYFQKNIHVSRADLDEAEGKAFVHFVVTETGAVANAQIIKSSGSDGLDAAVLQAARNLTGLRPGRQNGRPVKVSINLPIDIKPQ, encoded by the coding sequence ATGCTTTTCCAATTACCCACCTTCCGGGCAACGCTCAATGCCTGTTCCGTAGACCGAGCCACTTTCACAGCGCACCCGGCCGGCCGCTTCTGCGGCCAGTGCCAGCGCGTGGTGCAGGACTTCAGCCAGAGCGCCGACCCTATTGCCGACCTGGCCGCCGCCCGCGCCGCCTCGCCCGACGGGCGGGTGTGCGGCACTTTCCGCCGGGCGCAGGTTGCCCCTGCCCCTACCCTGACGCGGCGGCTGCGCTGGTTTGTGATGGCGCTGGTGCTGGTGATGGGCCAGGGCCTGACGGCGCGGGAGGCCCTGGCGCAGGTGCGCAAGCCGGTGCCGCACAAGGCCGTTGCGCCCCGCAGAAAGTATACGCCGGTAAAGAAGCCAAAGCACGTGGCGGAGGCGGTACAGGAACAGATAATACCCGAAGAATTCATTCAGGGCGGCGTGGAATCGGTGGTGATGGAAGAAACGCTGCCGCTACCCGATAGCGCCGCTGTATATGGCTACGTGGAGCAGATGCCGGAAGCCCCGCAGGGCGGCGGCATGGCCGGAATAGTGGCTTATTTCCAGAAGAATATTCACGTCTCGCGGGCCGACCTGGACGAGGCCGAAGGCAAAGCTTTCGTGCATTTCGTGGTGACCGAAACCGGCGCTGTTGCCAATGCGCAAATTATAAAGAGTAGTGGTAGCGACGGGCTGGACGCGGCGGTATTGCAAGCTGCCCGCAACCTGACCGGCCTGCGGCCGGGCCGGCAAAATGGCCGGCCGGTGAAGGTGAGCATCAACCTGCCAATCGATATCAAACCGCAATAA
- a CDS encoding hydroxymethylglutaryl-CoA reductase, translating into MFIHPPKPTAPMVFTPSPMLLKLLYTRGSLHNLPNNAGVAFSIKNRLDTVKVTGFKQVKIGETVVPAENITVDLGDGEQRPASQINADGQAIDLPVGRSLTIRLATPALAEGMHPVQAWFSTDAFGDLHVEVEDAIVSAANHKPRIPRSDEDDYAEAAIAARQRFAEEFSGQEFKHLKQYSFDAHVLKGNCEHFVGVAQIPVGLAGPLTVNGEHAQGDFLIPMATTEGTLVASYNRGMQVLNLCGGVKCTVVGDAMQRAPVFVFEDARGARDFGKWVEDSIDQIRPQAESTSSVAKLQYIDTYLSNKFAYLRFNFSTGDAAGQNMVGRATFAACSWILENYKGPKIEHFYLESNFATDKKASQINVMRTRGKRVVAEAVVKRDVLMQRMRVTPEQLAYHGQVSNVGAFISGANNNGAHSANGITALFIATGQDVANVSESSAGILYSEVNKDGDLYISITIPSLIVATHGGGTGLATQNECLQMLGCVGRGTVRKFAEIVAGVVLAGELSLGAAISSSDWVSSHEQYGRNR; encoded by the coding sequence TTGTTCATTCATCCTCCCAAGCCCACCGCTCCCATGGTCTTCACGCCCAGCCCCATGCTCCTCAAGCTGCTCTACACGCGCGGCAGCCTGCACAACCTGCCCAACAACGCGGGCGTGGCCTTCAGCATCAAAAACCGGCTCGACACCGTGAAGGTGACCGGTTTTAAGCAGGTGAAGATTGGGGAGACGGTGGTGCCGGCCGAGAACATCACCGTGGACCTGGGCGACGGCGAGCAGCGCCCCGCCAGCCAGATAAACGCCGACGGCCAAGCCATCGACCTGCCGGTGGGCCGCTCCCTCACCATTCGGCTGGCCACGCCGGCCCTGGCCGAGGGCATGCACCCGGTGCAGGCCTGGTTCTCGACCGATGCCTTCGGCGACCTGCACGTGGAGGTAGAAGACGCCATTGTGAGCGCCGCCAACCACAAGCCCCGCATCCCCCGCTCCGACGAAGACGACTACGCCGAAGCCGCCATTGCGGCCCGGCAGCGCTTCGCCGAGGAGTTTTCGGGCCAGGAGTTCAAGCACCTCAAGCAGTATTCGTTCGATGCCCACGTCCTGAAGGGCAACTGCGAGCATTTTGTGGGCGTGGCCCAGATTCCGGTGGGCCTGGCCGGGCCGCTCACCGTGAACGGCGAGCACGCGCAGGGCGACTTCCTGATTCCGATGGCCACCACGGAGGGCACGCTGGTGGCCAGCTACAACCGCGGCATGCAGGTGCTCAACCTGTGCGGCGGCGTGAAGTGCACCGTGGTGGGCGATGCCATGCAGCGGGCGCCGGTGTTCGTGTTCGAGGATGCACGCGGGGCCCGCGACTTCGGCAAGTGGGTGGAAGACAGCATCGACCAGATTCGGCCGCAGGCCGAAAGCACGTCGAGCGTGGCCAAGCTGCAGTACATCGACACGTATCTGAGCAACAAGTTTGCCTACCTGCGCTTCAATTTCAGCACCGGCGACGCCGCGGGCCAGAACATGGTGGGCCGCGCCACCTTCGCGGCCTGCTCTTGGATTCTGGAGAACTACAAGGGTCCGAAAATCGAGCATTTCTACCTCGAATCGAACTTTGCCACCGACAAAAAGGCCTCGCAAATCAACGTGATGCGCACCCGGGGCAAGCGCGTGGTGGCCGAGGCCGTGGTGAAGCGCGACGTGCTGATGCAGCGCATGCGCGTGACGCCTGAGCAGCTGGCCTATCACGGGCAGGTGAGCAACGTGGGTGCCTTCATTTCGGGCGCCAACAACAACGGCGCGCACTCGGCCAACGGCATCACGGCCCTGTTCATTGCCACCGGCCAGGACGTGGCCAACGTGAGCGAATCGAGCGCGGGCATCCTGTATTCGGAAGTGAACAAGGACGGCGACCTCTACATCAGCATCACCATCCCCTCGCTCATCGTGGCCACCCACGGCGGCGGCACCGGCCTGGCCACCCAAAACGAGTGCCTGCAGATGCTGGGCTGCGTGGGCCGCGGCACGGTGCGCAAGTTTGCCGAAATAGTGGCCGGCGTAGTGCTGGCCGGCGAGCTGAGCCTGGGCGCTGCCATTTCGAGTTCCGACTGGGTGAGCAGCCACGAGCAATACGGCCGCAACCGGTAA
- a CDS encoding homogentisate 1,2-dioxygenase, with product MSHYHRLGQIPRKRHTQFRQPDGSLYSEQLVGTLGFHGVSSLLYHVHPPTQIKHVGEPRPYAPKLLKDRPLQPEHLRTLAQTSTGGDYLAARQTLLGNADVTMSICNPTEKRMDYYYKNAQADEVIFVHEGRGELWSQMGKVAFEPGDYVVVPRTIIHQLHFEEGPVRLMIIESFSPVETVRRYRNHFGQLLEHSPYCERDMRPPTELLPHEQPEGDYVVRVKKEGMLHELTYAHTPFDVVGWDGYFYPYAFSIHDFEPITGRLHQPPPVHQTFEGHNYVICSFVPRLFDYHPLSIPAPYNHANVDSDEVLYYVAGNFMSRKGVDLASFTWHPTGLPHGPHPGTVEASIGKTETHELAVMVDTFRPLYLTEAALPYVDARYPMSWNPGFVPDPPRSADMMD from the coding sequence ATGTCGCATTACCACCGCCTCGGCCAGATTCCGCGCAAGCGCCACACCCAGTTTCGGCAGCCCGACGGCTCCTTGTATTCGGAGCAGCTCGTGGGCACGCTGGGTTTTCACGGCGTGTCGTCGCTGCTCTACCACGTGCACCCGCCCACCCAGATTAAGCACGTGGGCGAGCCCAGGCCCTACGCGCCCAAGCTGCTGAAGGACCGGCCGCTGCAGCCCGAGCACCTGCGCACGCTGGCCCAAACCAGCACCGGCGGCGACTACCTGGCCGCCCGACAAACCCTGCTCGGCAACGCCGATGTCACCATGAGCATCTGCAACCCCACGGAGAAGCGGATGGATTATTACTACAAGAACGCCCAGGCCGACGAGGTGATTTTTGTGCACGAAGGCCGCGGCGAGCTGTGGAGCCAGATGGGCAAGGTGGCCTTCGAGCCCGGCGACTACGTGGTGGTGCCGCGCACCATTATCCACCAATTGCACTTCGAGGAAGGCCCGGTGCGGCTGATGATTATCGAGTCGTTTAGCCCCGTGGAAACGGTGCGGCGCTACCGCAACCACTTCGGCCAGCTGCTGGAGCACTCGCCCTACTGTGAGCGCGACATGCGCCCGCCCACTGAGTTGTTGCCCCACGAGCAGCCCGAGGGCGACTACGTGGTGCGCGTGAAGAAGGAAGGCATGCTGCACGAGCTGACCTACGCGCACACGCCCTTCGATGTGGTGGGCTGGGACGGGTATTTCTACCCCTACGCCTTCAGCATCCACGATTTTGAGCCTATCACCGGACGCCTGCACCAGCCGCCGCCCGTACACCAGACGTTTGAGGGGCACAACTACGTCATCTGCTCCTTTGTGCCGCGTTTGTTCGACTACCACCCGCTCAGCATTCCGGCGCCCTACAACCACGCCAACGTGGACTCGGACGAGGTGCTGTACTACGTGGCCGGCAATTTCATGTCGCGCAAAGGGGTTGATTTGGCGTCGTTTACCTGGCACCCCACGGGGCTGCCGCACGGCCCGCACCCCGGCACGGTGGAAGCCAGCATTGGCAAAACCGAAACCCACGAGCTGGCCGTGATGGTGGACACCTTCCGCCCCCTCTACCTCACCGAGGCGGCGCTGCCTTATGTGGACGCCCGCTACCCCATGAGCTGGAACCCCGGCTTCGTGCCCGACCCGCCCCGTTCGGCCGATATGATGGATTAA
- a CDS encoding S41 family peptidase produces the protein MPISPLNSLGKTRPVATKRRAGLRQILMLLLAMGTGALVANNPFRPSSENPDATARGYLRFKEILSYVDRDYADSVDTEGLADYAVVQMLEKLDPHSVYIPARDRDRTDAFLQSDYDGIGIEFNVFRDTMTVVAPLSGGPAEQAGVQPGDQILSIAGKRVSGAHLSTARLSELLRGPRGSSLMLELRRRHLAQPLRLSIARSRIANSSIDAAYLVDDQTGYIKVSRFASNTYDEFKAALVDLRRQGLTRLVLDLRGNPGGYLDRATRLADEFIGGSRKIVYTDGKGEQYDSQTYAKVAGEFEEGALVVLVDEGSASAAEVVAGALQDHDRAILVGRRTFGKGLVQQPIALSDGGELRLTIARYYTPAGRSIQKPYGANYAEYSADVAHRAARGELQSADSVRFAKELKFRTDHGRPVYGGGGIMPDVFVPRDSVAHSAYYTKLLAHGVARAFALNFYQGHKAELEGLRFEQFNATFRISDTQLASLTAQAAQDGVKADPATVRRCAPLLRNLLKAYIARSAYGLVPYYTVLREQDAELQSALHAVGDSSAQLALLGK, from the coding sequence ATGCCTATTTCGCCGCTCAATTCTTTAGGGAAGACCCGGCCCGTCGCGACGAAGCGGCGGGCCGGGCTGCGGCAAATCCTGATGCTACTGCTGGCCATGGGCACCGGCGCGCTGGTGGCCAACAACCCCTTCCGGCCCTCCTCGGAAAACCCCGACGCCACGGCCCGCGGCTACCTGCGTTTCAAAGAAATCCTGAGCTACGTGGACCGCGACTACGCCGACTCGGTCGACACCGAGGGCTTGGCCGATTACGCCGTGGTGCAGATGCTGGAAAAGCTCGACCCGCACTCCGTGTACATCCCGGCCCGTGACCGGGACAGAACCGATGCCTTCCTGCAAAGCGACTACGACGGCATCGGTATCGAATTCAACGTTTTCCGCGATACCATGACGGTGGTGGCCCCGCTCAGCGGCGGCCCGGCCGAGCAAGCCGGCGTGCAGCCCGGCGACCAGATTCTGAGCATAGCTGGCAAGCGGGTGTCGGGCGCCCACCTCAGCACGGCCCGCCTCAGCGAGCTGCTGCGCGGCCCGCGTGGCAGCAGCCTCATGCTGGAGCTGCGCCGCCGGCACCTGGCCCAGCCGCTGCGCCTGAGCATTGCCCGCAGCCGCATTGCCAATTCGTCGATTGACGCCGCTTATTTGGTCGACGACCAGACCGGCTACATTAAGGTGAGCCGCTTTGCCTCGAATACTTATGATGAGTTCAAAGCCGCGCTGGTCGATTTGCGCCGGCAGGGCCTCACGCGCCTCGTGCTGGACCTGCGCGGCAACCCCGGCGGCTACCTCGACCGCGCCACTCGCCTGGCCGATGAGTTCATCGGCGGCTCGCGTAAAATCGTGTACACCGACGGCAAGGGCGAGCAGTACGACTCGCAGACCTACGCCAAAGTGGCCGGCGAATTTGAGGAAGGCGCCTTAGTAGTATTAGTAGACGAAGGCAGCGCCTCGGCTGCCGAAGTAGTGGCTGGAGCCCTGCAAGACCACGACCGCGCCATTCTGGTGGGCCGCCGCACCTTCGGCAAAGGCCTCGTGCAACAGCCCATCGCGCTGAGCGACGGCGGCGAGCTGCGCCTCACCATTGCCCGCTACTACACGCCGGCGGGCCGCTCCATTCAGAAGCCCTACGGCGCCAACTACGCCGAATACAGCGCCGACGTGGCCCACCGCGCCGCCCGTGGCGAGCTGCAGTCGGCCGACAGCGTCCGCTTTGCCAAGGAGTTGAAATTCCGCACCGACCACGGACGCCCGGTGTACGGCGGCGGCGGCATCATGCCCGACGTGTTTGTACCGCGCGACTCGGTGGCCCACTCGGCCTATTACACCAAGCTACTTGCCCACGGCGTGGCCCGCGCCTTCGCCCTGAATTTCTACCAGGGCCACAAGGCCGAGCTGGAAGGCCTGCGCTTCGAGCAATTCAACGCCACCTTCCGCATCTCCGACACGCAACTGGCGAGCCTGACCGCCCAGGCTGCCCAGGACGGCGTGAAGGCCGACCCGGCCACCGTGCGCCGCTGCGCGCCGCTGCTGCGCAACCTGCTCAAGGCTTACATCGCCCGTAGCGCCTACGGCTTAGTGCCCTACTACACGGTGCTGCGCGAGCAGGACGCCGAGCTGCAAAGCGCCCTGCACGCCGTGGGCGACAGCTCGGCCCAGCTGGCGCTGCTGGGGAAGTAA
- a CDS encoding PID-CTERM protein-sorting domain-containing protein, which translates to MNNKLVSLPCPRLRAGGTTRPTRRPGFLLLCGLGLLLSFSAGAQPGSGGPGPGTPTPPVTPTDVPIDGGASLLLAGGVGYALRRLRRARKA; encoded by the coding sequence ATGAACAATAAACTTGTTTCGCTCCCGTGTCCCCGGCTTCGTGCCGGGGGCACCACGCGCCCCACGCGGCGGCCGGGCTTCCTGCTGCTGTGCGGGCTGGGCCTGCTGCTGAGCTTCTCGGCCGGGGCGCAGCCCGGTTCCGGCGGTCCTGGCCCCGGCACGCCCACTCCGCCCGTCACGCCCACCGACGTGCCCATCGACGGCGGCGCCTCGCTGCTGCTGGCCGGCGGCGTGGGCTACGCGTTGCGGCGGTTGCGTCGCGCCCGCAAGGCGTAG